Within Candidatus Binataceae bacterium, the genomic segment GAGCAGCGGCATCTTGTTGCATTCCTCGGGTGGCGGGATAGATAGTCGCGCGACCGGACAGTAAATTATTGCTAGAATATTTCTATCATGGCTGGCAGCAGTTTCGATCAAACGCAAAGCATTCCTAATGCGAACGGTGCTCCATCGCCGGAGAGCCGCCTGATCATTCCGGCGGGCGGTTTCGAGATTCCGCCGCCGATCGAGCAGCCGAATATCTTTCCGCTCGAATGGCCGGTGGTCACCGAGTCGCTCGCCGCGCTGTACGAAAAGTCGAAGCGGCAGGCGTGGAACCCCGCCGATCTGGCGTGGGACGATCTGCGCGCGACGGATTTCACGGCCGAAGAGCGAATCGGAATCATGTACTGGTACGCGGTGCTGGCGGTGTTCGACGGCTCGGGACCAGCGGTCTTCGCGAAGGCGATGATCCATACCTATGAGATTCAAGCGGAGGATCCGATCCGCAAATGTTTCTTCGCGGTCGCGCGCGACGAGGTGAATCACGAGGAATGCTGCCAGCGGGCGATCGCGCAGCTGGTGCCGAACGGCCCATTGCGCTTCGGCCCGCGCACCGCCCTCGAACGCGCCGCGGTCAATAATATCGAATGGCTCTACCATAACGGCGGCCGCTACTGGCGCGGCTATTCGGCCTCACTCGACAAGTATCCGCTGTCGATCCTCTTCACCTCGTTCTTACTGGGCGAGGTCGCGGCGTCGACGCTGTTCTACGGCATGTCGCAGCGGACGTCGCGGGCGGTGTTCAAGCGGGTCTTCACGAAGGTCGGGCAGGACGAGAGCCGGCATCTGGCGATTTGCCTCAAGATGCTGGAGAACGACTGGCCGCAGCTCAGCCGGGAATACAAAGACATGATCACGCGGCAGTTGCGCGCGGGCTTCGTCTTCCTCTCGATGATTCTGTGGGAGCCGCCCAAGATGTTTTGGGAGCTGCCGAGCTACTTTATCGATAACCATCGGGTATTGGTTGATCTGGCGCGGCAGGGCGGACTCGGCGTGCTCAGCTTCGACGAGCAGGCGGACAACTGGCGCTACGCGATCGCCAAGGTCAAGAAGGTGGTCGAGGATTGGGGCATCAAGTTTCCGGCGATCCCGGAACTCGATCTCGACGGCGTCGACGTCGGCGACATCACGGCGGCCGACATCATCCCGGTTTTCTGATCTGTTGGCCGCCGCCGCGTGCGAGGCGGAAGAAGGCTCTTGATGCCCGGATTGTCGCATTATGCTCGACAGCATGACGCGTGATATGTTACAACTGTTTCCGTGATCAGGAGCTTCAAGCACAAGGGCTTGAAGGAATTATTTGAGACCGGCCGCAGCGCGAAGGTTCCGCCCAGCCTGCGCCAAAGATGCAGTGATCGTCTGGAAGCTTTGGATGCGGCCATGAAATTGGACGACCTCAGCTTACCTGGTTATAACACGCATCCCCTGCATCGAACGCCGCTGTGCTACAGCATTCACATAAATGGCCCGTGGACGATTACCTTTGAGTGGGAAGCTCCCGACGCGCGTAAAGTGGACTTGGAGCAGTATCATTAGGCGAATTGAACAACGCCCGTCTATTACGGAGTTCACAGCATGACCGAATATATTGTCGACCGCGGGACAATCACGCGTCCGCCGACGCATCCCGGCGTGCTCTTCGCGCGCGATATCCTGCCTGCGCTCGGCCGCCGCACGATCGGCGAGCTCGCGACACTGCTCGGCGTTAGCCGGCAGACCCTTCATCGCCTGATGGCGGGCGATACGGCCATTACTCCGGAGATGGCGATCCGGCTCGGCAAGCTCTGTGGCAATGGCCCGGATCTCTGGATGACTTTGCAAAACCGTTACGACCTCTGGCACGCCAAGCGTAAGCTCAAGAAAGAGCTCAATACGATTCCGACCCTTCGAGATTAACCGTCCACTTCGTCGGACGCACGGCGGAGCGCTAATAAAAGCGCGCTTCGCCCGGGGGGCGGGTTTTCCAGCGGCGATGGATCCAGTTCCAGTGATCGGGATGCGCGCGAATCATGCCTTCGATCACTGAGGTATAGCGCTGAGTGTTTTCGCGCACGGCGGTGGGGCGATCGGAGCCACGCGCCGTCTCGATGATCGGCAGAAAGGTAATCTGATGGCGGGTGCTGGCGCCGTCGCGCACCATAAAGGCCGGCAGCACCGGGACGCCGGTGGCGAGCGCGATACGCGCGAGGGCGTCGCTGGTCGCGGCCATGAGTCCAAAGAAATCTACGAAGACGCCGTCGCGCGTATCGAGATCGAGCGGGATCGTAACCATCCAGTCGTCGCGCAGCAGCCGGAGCATCGGGCGGCCGGCGCCGCGGCGCGGAATGGGGCGGCAACCGAAGCGCTCGCGCCGCGCCATCACGGCGGCGTCGATGAGCGGGTTGCGATTGGGCCGCTGCACGAAAGCGACGCGATTGCCGAAGGCCGAGTGGGCGAGCGACAGCAGTTCGAAATTGCCGAAGTGCGCGGTCAGCGTCAGGATGCCGCGGCCGCCCGAGCGGCGGTTGGCTTCGTCCCAGCATTCGCGTCCGGTGTAGGTGACGCGCCGCTC encodes:
- a CDS encoding type II toxin-antitoxin system RelE/ParE family toxin → MIRSFKHKGLKELFETGRSAKVPPSLRQRCSDRLEALDAAMKLDDLSLPGYNTHPLHRTPLCYSIHINGPWTITFEWEAPDARKVDLEQYH
- a CDS encoding HigA family addiction module antitoxin, with amino-acid sequence MTEYIVDRGTITRPPTHPGVLFARDILPALGRRTIGELATLLGVSRQTLHRLMAGDTAITPEMAIRLGKLCGNGPDLWMTLQNRYDLWHAKRKLKKELNTIPTLRD